A window of Bacteroidota bacterium contains these coding sequences:
- the yajC gene encoding preprotein translocase subunit YajC gives MNLLNILLMAPPAGDGKSGGSIWQTVIMFALIAVVFYLFFIRPQSKRNKEMKKFRESLKKGDKILTAGGIHGKIVEMQETTAIIETEGQGRLKIEKSSIAQYTSSDQAAETK, from the coding sequence ATGAATTTACTGAACATTCTTCTTATGGCTCCGCCCGCCGGCGACGGAAAAAGCGGTGGTAGCATCTGGCAGACCGTTATTATGTTTGCACTGATAGCCGTTGTATTCTATTTATTTTTTATCAGGCCTCAGTCAAAGCGCAACAAGGAAATGAAAAAATTCCGCGAAAGCCTGAAAAAAGGTGACAAAATATTAACTGCAGGCGGTATTCACGGTAAAATTGTTGAAATGCAGGAAACAACTGCTATCATCGAAACTGAAGGACAGGGTCGTTTAAAGATTGAGAAATCGTCTATTGCCCAGTACACTTCATCCGATCAGGCTGCAGAAACAAAATAG
- a CDS encoding HAMP domain-containing sensor histidine kinase has product MQIRRKLTLQFVALAAAILFLSLFSVYTYSSLYRKMQFGNRLSNRAKTNAKFFVDVKEFDISTIRLIDQNTVSVLPFENIFIFSTKGNLLYCNKILPYFVIQPEWVNQVSAQSKVFYQQSGFEIVGLHFVGTQKDCIVFAGAIDHDGNERVRNLTLMLIAVFVVGVIVMWIAGWVYAGRALAPISGMIDQTDKITLSNLNNRLKVGAKKDELSNLAATINKLLDRLSEASAVQQKFLANAAHELRTPLTVLMGQIEVALMSERTNDYYRRRLEALLDDIVGLKEAANQLLALAQVSADESQIIYTKLSIEEIVLQSYVEVLRRWSNAIVNMNLNMAAHDSEKTFVSGNEVMLRTALLNLLENACKFSVGKPIDISLDREGAFVHITIQDHGIGIMPDELEHIFQPFFRGKNTGEVQGSGMGLSVVDKIIKLHNGSISVKSEVEQGTTFVITLPVTLQA; this is encoded by the coding sequence ATGCAGATACGCCGAAAGCTGACTTTACAATTTGTTGCATTGGCAGCCGCTATTCTATTTCTATCCCTGTTTTCAGTTTACACATATTCGAGTCTTTATCGCAAAATGCAATTTGGAAACCGCCTTTCGAACAGGGCAAAAACCAATGCTAAATTCTTTGTGGATGTTAAAGAATTCGACATCAGCACCATCAGGCTGATAGACCAGAATACGGTCAGCGTGCTGCCGTTTGAGAATATTTTTATTTTCAGTACGAAAGGAAATCTGCTTTATTGCAATAAAATATTACCCTATTTTGTAATCCAGCCCGAATGGGTGAATCAGGTCAGTGCACAATCAAAAGTTTTTTATCAGCAAAGTGGTTTTGAGATAGTCGGGCTGCATTTTGTAGGAACACAGAAGGATTGTATTGTGTTTGCCGGAGCTATTGACCACGATGGCAATGAGCGTGTTCGTAATTTGACACTGATGCTTATCGCGGTTTTTGTTGTTGGAGTTATTGTGATGTGGATTGCCGGTTGGGTCTATGCAGGCAGAGCGCTGGCACCAATCTCGGGCATGATAGACCAAACGGATAAGATTACATTATCAAACCTGAATAACCGCCTTAAGGTGGGCGCCAAAAAAGATGAACTCTCAAATTTGGCTGCTACTATCAATAAACTTCTTGACCGTCTGTCGGAAGCCAGCGCGGTGCAACAAAAATTTCTGGCGAACGCAGCTCACGAACTGCGAACACCACTTACCGTACTCATGGGGCAAATTGAAGTAGCACTGATGAGTGAACGTACGAATGATTATTATCGCAGAAGACTGGAAGCACTTCTGGACGATATTGTCGGGCTTAAGGAAGCCGCAAATCAATTATTAGCGCTGGCACAAGTGAGCGCCGACGAATCCCAAATCATTTATACGAAACTCAGTATTGAAGAAATTGTGCTTCAAAGCTACGTGGAAGTGCTGCGCCGATGGTCTAATGCTATCGTGAATATGAACCTGAATATGGCTGCTCACGATTCTGAGAAAACGTTTGTATCCGGCAACGAAGTAATGCTGAGAACAGCTCTGCTCAACCTTCTCGAAAATGCCTGCAAATTCAGCGTTGGCAAACCGATTGATATTTCTCTCGACAGAGAAGGAGCGTTTGTTCATATTACAATACAAGATCATGGAATAGGAATTATGCCCGATGAACTGGAACATATTTTTCAGCCTTTTTTCAGGGGAAAGAACACCGGCGAGGTGCAGGGAAGCGGCATGGGACTTTCTGTTGTTGACAAAATCATCAAACTGCATAATGGAAGTATCAGTGTGAAATCAGAAGTAGAGCAGGGGACCACATTCGTGATTACACTGCCGGTTACTCTTCAGGCATAG
- the coaE gene encoding dephospho-CoA kinase (Dephospho-CoA kinase (CoaE) performs the final step in coenzyme A biosynthesis.), with amino-acid sequence MIIIGLTGGIGSGKTTVARIFEALGIPVYFADAEARKFYTLPEVIDKVIAIFGNDVFTDDGSLRSDLLARRAFADSQKLKQLNDVIHPLVMADFNTWTQRFEDKEYVILESAILFETGLNRHFAKTIVVDAPLPLCIQRVMRRDGVKSDAVQARISKQMNPSEKVRLADYVITNDEETPVIPQVQKTHNSIVNLNSNEFNN; translated from the coding sequence ATGATTATAATCGGCCTCACCGGCGGCATAGGCAGTGGTAAAACAACTGTGGCGCGAATATTCGAAGCCCTCGGAATTCCTGTGTATTTTGCCGATGCGGAAGCACGAAAATTTTATACATTGCCCGAAGTAATTGATAAAGTCATTGCAATTTTTGGTAACGATGTTTTTACCGACGATGGCTCGCTTCGCTCTGATTTGCTTGCCCGGCGGGCTTTTGCCGACTCACAGAAACTGAAACAGCTCAATGATGTTATACATCCATTGGTGATGGCTGATTTCAATACATGGACACAACGATTTGAAGACAAAGAATATGTGATTCTTGAATCAGCCATACTTTTTGAAACCGGTCTGAACCGGCACTTTGCAAAAACAATTGTGGTGGATGCGCCCTTGCCCTTGTGCATTCAGCGCGTGATGCGGCGCGACGGAGTCAAAAGTGATGCTGTGCAGGCACGTATCAGCAAACAAATGAATCCTTCCGAAAAAGTTCGTCTGGCCGATTACGTCATCACAAATGATGAAGAAACCCCTGTAATTCCTCAGGTTCAAAAAACTCATAATTCAATTGTAAATTTGAATTCCAACGAATTTAACAATTGA
- the nusB gene encoding transcription antitermination factor NusB: MLSRRVLRIKAMQAVYTFSLAGNDNLGDADRRMMAYIEKIHDLFIYQLSVLAEIVDVSAGIIETGKQKYFPTEEEKNPNLRFINNRLVRAISDHPDYKRRRDALKINWSEDKDIIRNLFIEIRDTEEFEAYMNSAEDSFASDARFIINAFAGIIAESEELKLFYEEKNVNWVDDFDFANLIVNKTLIDLSKSNGKMVALPSLFSEDPEEEAEDRKFVHDLFMKTVIHSEKFDKMIEGKVQNWEIERIALMDLILIKMAICEFTQFPSIPVKVTINEYIEISKMYSTPKSKLFINGILDNLVPELTELGLMKKTGRGLRDS, encoded by the coding sequence ATGCTGAGCAGAAGGGTACTACGAATTAAGGCAATGCAGGCGGTTTACACGTTTTCCCTTGCGGGTAACGACAACCTGGGAGATGCTGACCGCCGCATGATGGCGTACATTGAAAAAATACATGACCTGTTCATATACCAGCTTTCGGTACTTGCCGAAATTGTGGATGTTTCGGCCGGTATTATTGAAACAGGCAAGCAAAAATATTTTCCAACCGAAGAAGAGAAGAATCCTAACCTGCGATTTATAAACAATCGTCTTGTTCGTGCTATATCCGATCATCCCGACTACAAAAGGAGGCGTGATGCGCTGAAAATAAACTGGAGCGAAGACAAAGATATTATTCGCAACCTGTTTATTGAAATCCGTGACACCGAAGAATTTGAAGCATATATGAATTCAGCCGAAGATTCTTTTGCCTCTGACGCCCGTTTTATTATCAATGCTTTTGCAGGAATTATTGCCGAAAGCGAAGAACTTAAGCTGTTTTACGAAGAAAAGAATGTGAATTGGGTGGATGACTTCGATTTTGCCAATCTGATTGTAAACAAAACTCTGATTGATCTGTCGAAGTCAAATGGTAAAATGGTTGCATTGCCTTCGCTTTTCAGCGAAGATCCCGAAGAGGAAGCCGAAGACCGTAAATTTGTACATGATTTATTCATGAAAACGGTTATCCATAGCGAGAAATTTGATAAAATGATTGAAGGAAAGGTCCAGAACTGGGAGATTGAACGTATTGCCCTTATGGATCTTATACTTATTAAAATGGCAATATGTGAGTTTACTCAGTTCCCGTCGATACCGGTAAAGGTGACCATCAATGAATATATTGAGATAAGTAAAATGTACAGCACACCTAAAAGCAAACTGTTCATCAACGGCATACTTGATAATCTGGTTCCTGAACTTACCGAATTGGGTCTGATGAAAAAAACAGGCAGAGGTCTCCGCGATTCCTGA
- a CDS encoding biotin/lipoyl-containing protein produces the protein MSLEINIGKRTAAIELMSVDKSFYTFLVDGKEYVVDVISLDKGAYSMLYNNRSFYIELIEGKDSKQYFVNTKNLSYELEIIDAESKYLKNKNKGALALSENSIISPMPGKVVKIPVSIGDAVQAGQTLIIISAMKMESEYKVSKDAVIKEILVKEGDTVDGNQTLIVFE, from the coding sequence ATGTCGCTCGAAATAAATATAGGTAAACGAACTGCCGCCATTGAATTGATGTCGGTAGATAAATCCTTCTACACTTTTCTCGTTGACGGAAAAGAGTACGTGGTGGATGTTATTAGCCTGGACAAAGGTGCTTATTCAATGCTTTACAATAACAGGTCTTTCTACATTGAACTGATTGAAGGAAAAGACAGCAAGCAATATTTTGTCAATACAAAAAATCTGTCGTATGAACTTGAAATTATTGACGCGGAAAGCAAATATCTGAAGAATAAAAATAAAGGTGCTCTGGCTCTTTCAGAAAATTCAATTATTTCGCCAATGCCGGGAAAAGTCGTTAAAATCCCTGTCAGTATTGGTGATGCAGTTCAGGCCGGTCAAACACTGATTATAATTTCTGCGATGAAAATGGAAAGTGAATACAAGGTAAGCAAGGATGCTGTTATAAAAGAAATTCTTGTGAAGGAAGGCGATACTGTTGACGGAAATCAAACGCTTATTGTTTTCGAATGA
- a CDS encoding acyl-CoA carboxylase subunit beta, protein MNGQEKKYQKYEELKNIAEAGGGKERIDKHHAAGKKTARERIHALLDPDSFVELDKLVTHRSTDFGMEKTKFLGDGVVSGYGKIDGKLVYVYAQDFTVFGGTLSRANADKIVKVQQMAMQNGAPVIGLNDSGGARIQEGVQSLAGYADLFYLNVMGSGVIPQISAILGPCAGGAVYSPAITDFILMVKDTSYMFITGPDVIKAVTHEDVSKEDLGGAMSHNAKSGVAHFIAEDDEHAMMMLRELMSFLPSNNMEDPPVKPCTDNLRREDEKLQTLVPDDPNKPYDMKEIILSVIDDHNFFEVQQYYAQNMIIGFARLAGKPVGIVANQPAFLAGVLDINSSVKAARFVRFCDAFNIPLVTFVDVPGFMPGTVQEFGGIIKHGAKLLYAFAEATVPKVTVITRKAYGGAYDVMSSKHIGGDINYAYPAAEIAVMGAEGAVNIILRDKITDEEKQLAIDDYREKFANPYRAAELGYIDEIILPKQTRYKLIQALEMTQNKSKTNPPRKHGNIPL, encoded by the coding sequence ATGAACGGACAAGAAAAAAAGTATCAAAAATACGAAGAGCTTAAAAATATTGCGGAAGCCGGTGGTGGTAAAGAACGGATAGATAAACATCATGCTGCCGGAAAAAAAACAGCCCGCGAACGCATCCACGCGCTGCTTGACCCTGATTCTTTCGTTGAGCTGGATAAGCTGGTAACGCACCGTTCTACAGATTTTGGAATGGAAAAAACAAAATTCCTGGGCGATGGGGTGGTTTCAGGCTACGGCAAAATTGACGGCAAACTCGTGTACGTTTATGCCCAGGATTTTACTGTTTTTGGCGGAACTCTGAGCAGAGCAAATGCTGATAAAATTGTAAAAGTGCAGCAAATGGCCATGCAAAACGGCGCTCCGGTTATTGGATTGAACGATTCGGGCGGCGCCAGAATACAGGAAGGTGTTCAGAGTCTCGCAGGTTATGCCGATCTTTTTTATCTTAATGTTATGGGTTCAGGCGTAATTCCTCAGATTTCGGCAATATTGGGACCCTGCGCCGGTGGTGCTGTATATTCGCCCGCCATAACAGATTTTATTCTGATGGTAAAAGATACCAGTTACATGTTTATCACCGGCCCCGATGTTATAAAAGCGGTAACGCATGAAGATGTTTCCAAAGAAGATTTGGGCGGCGCGATGTCGCATAATGCCAAAAGCGGCGTGGCACATTTTATTGCAGAAGATGATGAGCATGCCATGATGATGCTTCGTGAGCTCATGAGTTTTCTGCCCTCAAACAATATGGAAGACCCGCCGGTTAAGCCATGTACCGATAATCTCAGGCGTGAGGACGAAAAGCTTCAGACGCTTGTTCCCGATGATCCGAATAAGCCGTATGACATGAAGGAAATTATTCTGAGCGTTATCGACGACCATAACTTTTTTGAAGTACAGCAGTATTATGCCCAGAATATGATTATCGGATTTGCGCGACTGGCAGGCAAACCGGTTGGTATTGTTGCCAATCAGCCTGCGTTTCTTGCCGGCGTTCTGGATATCAATTCATCTGTAAAAGCTGCCCGTTTTGTGCGCTTTTGCGATGCCTTCAATATTCCGTTAGTTACTTTTGTTGATGTGCCGGGATTCATGCCGGGAACCGTTCAGGAGTTTGGCGGAATTATTAAACATGGTGCGAAGTTGCTGTATGCCTTTGCTGAAGCCACCGTGCCAAAAGTAACGGTCATTACCCGGAAAGCTTACGGCGGTGCTTATGATGTGATGTCGAGCAAACACATTGGCGGAGATATCAATTATGCATATCCGGCAGCAGAAATTGCCGTAATGGGTGCCGAAGGTGCCGTAAACATTATTCTCAGAGATAAAATTACGGATGAAGAAAAGCAACTGGCCATTGACGATTACCGTGAAAAATTCGCAAACCCTTACAGAGCTGCTGAACTTGGATATATTGATGAAATAATTCTGCCAAAACAAACACGGTATAAGCTGATACAGGCGCTCGAAATGACGCAGAATAAAAGCAAAACAAATCCGCCTCGCAAACATGGGAACATTCCATTATGA
- a CDS encoding response regulator transcription factor: protein MKVLLVEDEARVASFIKEGLEENGYIVEIASEGLTGRKFALANHYDIVLLDVIIPFLNGIDLCREIRKQKPGMPILMLTALSSTTNKLEGFDAGADDYLAKPFEFKELLARIKAVTNRTKDQKHYSNVLQVADLVLNLDEKSVHRANNKIDLTAKEYFLLELLMKNANRVLTRAEISEKVWDINFETGTNIVDVYIAYLRRKIDKDYPKKLIHTQFGIGYVLREEN from the coding sequence ATGAAAGTACTCCTTGTTGAAGACGAAGCCCGTGTAGCATCTTTTATTAAAGAAGGGCTCGAGGAAAATGGCTATATTGTTGAAATAGCCAGCGAAGGCCTGACAGGTCGAAAATTTGCATTGGCAAATCATTATGATATTGTATTGCTTGATGTTATTATTCCGTTTCTAAACGGAATTGACCTCTGTAGGGAAATCCGCAAACAGAAACCGGGCATGCCGATTCTTATGCTTACCGCTCTTAGCAGCACGACCAACAAGCTGGAAGGCTTTGACGCCGGTGCCGATGATTATCTTGCCAAACCATTTGAATTTAAAGAGCTGTTGGCACGCATCAAGGCCGTAACCAATCGTACAAAAGACCAGAAACATTATTCAAACGTACTGCAGGTGGCCGATCTCGTGCTTAACCTTGATGAAAAATCGGTTCATCGCGCAAATAATAAAATTGATCTCACGGCGAAGGAATATTTTTTGCTCGAACTTTTAATGAAAAACGCCAACCGGGTGCTTACCCGCGCTGAAATTTCTGAAAAAGTCTGGGACATCAATTTTGAAACAGGAACCAATATTGTGGATGTTTATATTGCGTATCTTAGACGCAAAATAGATAAGGATTATCCTAAAAAACTTATTCATACCCAGTTTGGAATAGGATATGTTCTGAGAGAAGAAAACTGA
- a CDS encoding peptidoglycan DD-metalloendopeptidase family protein: MKRNPALFLFLLVCSFSLSAQNTSTLPSAEEGAVFTEINSADNPCITSQQYQLLDQRIAENIKRLGMDKMPKSPNTVLLNWPLQAATNLTDCSFYAISAYVDQNTASGSYSDYNCGTHTYDGHQGTDIMTFPFGFYKMDNSQVEVIAAAAGTIIDKNDGAYDRNCVGAGSSLPANYVIIQHADGSVALYWHMKNGAITTKAIGQTVTAGEYLGVVGSSGSSSGPHLHFEIWSGTTSATYKDPYYGTCNLLNAATWWTAQKPYTEPSVIKASVHTTDIVLPSCNTETPNESTSYTIPFQGPGLSPGYAKFYVFFRNSTPGMTAVMSILNPGGTTFNTWSYTTPTAYNGSYGGWSKLLPTNAGTYTFQAVYNGITCAQTFQIITATGMPQLSVPGSLQVFPNPVSDKINLYATDIENGDCTVTLSNLLGQILFSEHAMITDNKIDKTWSVSGFPDALYFLTIETATTKSTLKVIKQN; the protein is encoded by the coding sequence ATGAAAAGAAACCCTGCCCTTTTTCTTTTTCTGCTGGTTTGCAGCTTTTCATTATCTGCTCAAAACACAAGTACGCTGCCTTCTGCTGAAGAAGGTGCTGTTTTCACTGAAATAAATAGTGCCGACAATCCCTGCATCACATCGCAGCAATATCAGCTACTTGACCAGCGTATTGCCGAAAATATTAAACGGCTCGGAATGGATAAAATGCCCAAAAGTCCTAATACAGTCCTGTTAAACTGGCCCCTTCAGGCAGCAACAAATCTGACTGATTGCAGCTTTTACGCCATTTCTGCCTATGTTGACCAGAATACGGCAAGCGGCTCTTACTCCGATTACAATTGCGGCACACACACATACGACGGGCATCAAGGTACGGATATAATGACATTTCCATTTGGTTTTTATAAAATGGATAACAGTCAGGTTGAAGTTATTGCAGCCGCAGCAGGAACAATCATTGACAAAAATGACGGCGCATACGACAGAAACTGTGTTGGTGCAGGCAGTTCATTGCCGGCCAACTATGTAATCATTCAGCATGCCGACGGTTCTGTTGCTTTATACTGGCACATGAAAAATGGCGCCATTACCACAAAAGCAATTGGCCAGACCGTTACTGCCGGTGAGTATTTAGGCGTGGTCGGGAGTTCAGGCAGTTCGTCGGGACCACATCTTCATTTTGAAATCTGGAGCGGAACAACATCTGCAACTTATAAGGATCCTTACTACGGAACGTGCAATTTATTGAATGCCGCAACATGGTGGACGGCACAAAAACCTTATACCGAACCTTCCGTAATTAAAGCATCGGTGCATACTACCGATATTGTGTTGCCAAGCTGTAATACAGAAACACCCAATGAAAGCACCTCTTACACCATACCTTTTCAGGGACCGGGATTGTCTCCGGGCTATGCGAAATTTTATGTTTTCTTCAGAAATTCGACACCTGGAATGACGGCTGTAATGAGCATTCTTAATCCGGGAGGAACAACATTCAACACCTGGAGCTATACCACTCCAACTGCATACAACGGAAGCTACGGAGGCTGGTCTAAGCTATTGCCCACCAATGCCGGAACCTATACATTTCAGGCCGTGTATAATGGAATCACCTGTGCACAAACCTTTCAAATTATCACCGCCACCGGAATGCCGCAGCTGTCAGTTCCCGGCAGTTTACAGGTGTTTCCAAATCCTGTTTCGGATAAAATAAACCTATATGCAACCGACATTGAAAATGGCGACTGCACTGTGACTCTTTCTAACTTGCTTGGGCAGATTCTTTTCAGTGAGCATGCTATGATTACGGATAATAAAATTGACAAAACATGGTCCGTATCCGGGTTTCCTGACGCCCTCTATTTCCTGACAATTGAAACAGCCACGACAAAAAGCACTCTGAAGGTTATCAAACAAAACTAA
- a CDS encoding DUF1573 domain-containing protein, whose amino-acid sequence MIRKVLFVLMLCLPFVMGSCKSNRNSGDINTSVVNNPNTASGEMNTENLPVFSFETEEHDFGRLVQGEKVSYTFKFKNSGKSDLVISSAKASCGCTVADYPKMPIKAGAEGNISVSFDSEGKKGIQNKTVTLLANTQPGTKVLTIKAEIVLPEK is encoded by the coding sequence ATGATAAGGAAAGTTTTGTTTGTTCTGATGCTTTGTCTGCCGTTTGTTATGGGCTCGTGCAAAAGCAACCGCAACAGCGGTGACATCAACACAAGTGTTGTCAATAATCCTAACACCGCCTCGGGAGAGATGAATACCGAAAATCTGCCTGTTTTCAGTTTTGAAACGGAAGAGCACGATTTTGGCCGGTTGGTGCAGGGCGAAAAAGTTTCGTATACCTTTAAATTTAAAAATTCAGGCAAGTCGGACCTCGTTATTTCATCAGCTAAAGCAAGCTGCGGGTGCACTGTTGCCGATTATCCCAAAATGCCTATAAAAGCAGGTGCTGAAGGCAATATAAGCGTTTCATTTGACAGTGAAGGCAAAAAAGGAATACAGAATAAAACTGTAACCTTGCTTGCAAATACACAACCCGGAACAAAGGTTTTAACAATCAAGGCAGAAATAGTTCTGCCCGAAAAATAA
- the accC gene encoding acetyl-CoA carboxylase biotin carboxylase subunit produces the protein MIKKILIANRGEIAVRVMRTCREMGIGTVAVFSSADRPSLHVRHADEAHYIGPAPSMESYLNIDRIIEAAKKSGADAIHPGYGFLSENAAFSDRCKKEGILFIGPTSDAILTMGDKITARQKMVSSGVPVVPGSPGSINKDADILSIIKEIGLPVMIKASAGGGGKGMRLVRHEKDIKNAVRAAKSEALSSFGNDSVYIEKYIESPHHIEFQILADRHGNVIHLGERECSVQRRHQKVIEETPSPIMTPELRKEMGAHAVAAAKSVNYEGAGTIEFLVDAHRKYYFLEMNTRLQVEHPITERITGIDLVKEQINIANGGVLNYSQDDIKITGHAIECRIYAEDPDNNFMPCPGIIKHITEPMGLGVRIDGYVYRGYKIPIYYDPMISKMIVWSQTRPEAILRMKRALAEYKITGIKTSIKFLKKIMTAPDFVEGKYDTHFIENNHDFLFKPEPDDSIREDMAIIASFIDYMRKIDAATPKVINTTLGNNWKDLGRKKNVLRL, from the coding sequence ATGATAAAGAAAATCCTGATTGCCAACAGGGGTGAAATTGCTGTGAGGGTAATGCGAACCTGCCGCGAAATGGGAATTGGAACCGTCGCTGTGTTTTCGTCGGCCGACAGGCCATCGCTTCATGTTCGTCATGCCGATGAAGCGCATTACATCGGACCGGCTCCATCTATGGAAAGCTACCTTAATATTGACAGAATAATTGAGGCCGCCAAAAAATCGGGGGCTGATGCCATACATCCGGGTTATGGATTTCTTTCTGAAAACGCGGCCTTCTCCGACCGTTGCAAAAAGGAAGGTATATTGTTTATCGGACCCACATCAGACGCTATTCTGACTATGGGCGATAAAATTACGGCCCGTCAAAAAATGGTCAGTTCGGGTGTCCCCGTCGTTCCCGGTTCACCCGGAAGTATTAATAAAGATGCTGACATCCTTTCCATCATAAAGGAAATTGGATTGCCCGTAATGATAAAAGCATCTGCCGGCGGTGGTGGTAAAGGAATGAGGCTGGTGCGTCATGAAAAAGATATTAAGAATGCTGTAAGAGCGGCCAAATCAGAGGCGCTTTCTTCTTTCGGTAATGATTCTGTTTATATTGAGAAGTATATTGAATCGCCTCACCACATTGAATTTCAGATTCTGGCTGACAGGCACGGGAACGTAATTCATCTGGGCGAGCGCGAATGTTCTGTTCAGCGACGCCATCAGAAGGTGATTGAAGAAACACCTTCGCCCATCATGACCCCGGAGCTGCGCAAAGAAATGGGGGCACATGCTGTGGCTGCTGCAAAATCGGTAAATTATGAGGGCGCCGGCACCATTGAATTTCTTGTTGACGCGCATCGTAAATATTATTTTCTTGAGATGAACACCCGGCTTCAGGTAGAGCATCCCATTACTGAACGTATAACCGGAATAGACCTTGTAAAAGAGCAGATAAATATTGCTAACGGTGGTGTGCTGAATTACAGTCAGGACGATATTAAAATTACCGGTCATGCTATTGAATGCCGCATCTATGCCGAGGATCCGGATAATAATTTTATGCCCTGTCCGGGAATTATCAAGCATATTACCGAGCCAATGGGACTGGGCGTGCGAATTGACGGATATGTTTACAGGGGTTACAAAATTCCGATTTATTACGACCCCATGATATCAAAAATGATTGTGTGGTCGCAAACACGTCCCGAAGCTATCCTGCGCATGAAACGGGCACTCGCTGAATATAAAATTACCGGAATCAAAACGTCAATCAAGTTTTTGAAGAAAATAATGACCGCACCTGATTTCGTAGAAGGGAAGTATGACACACATTTTATTGAAAATAATCACGACTTTTTATTCAAACCGGAGCCTGATGATTCAATACGCGAAGACATGGCTATCATTGCTTCTTTTATTGATTACATGCGAAAAATTGATGCAGCAACACCTAAAGTAATTAATACTACACTCGGGAATAACTGGAAAGATTTGGGAAGAAAAAAGAATGTACTGAGACTATAA